One region of Deinococcus planocerae genomic DNA includes:
- the ileS gene encoding isoleucine--tRNA ligase, which produces MTTTESKPAAPPMFEPVNSQPRFAELERGVLGFWQSQRVFERTQERRPDQPEYVFYEGPPTANGRPALHHVLARSFKDLFPRYKVMQGYHVTRKGGWDTHGLPVEISVEKRLGLLGRNHGATREELEEFNRLCRTSVWETIQEWNTFTERLGFWVDLKDPYITYQNSYVESVWNLLKRLHAKGLISQDYKVVPLSPRISTTLSRAELGEVDSYREVDDPSVYVRFPLIWDTLPERAHAVLSALSGEDRQGLALVVWTTTPWTLPSNTLAAVNAELTYVAARSQMGTVIVAQDAVERLSGLHKDQPPLEVLASFPGRDLEGAEYEPPFPEVAVELGVLKELHERNADGRPVMHFVTLAEFVSAADGSGVAHEAPAYGAEDLELARKYGVPLMFGVDDHGILRVTGERGKFFKDADKGLIADLKSRGLMFWAGTLRHRYPFHDRTGDPILYFAKKGWYIRTNSVADRMQEENQKINWVPSSIKNGRFGNWLEGNVDWAISRERYWGTPLPFWLSEDGDLRVVGSVAELSELVGRDLSELDLHRPYIDDITFTLEGKEYRRVPEVLDVWFDSGSMPYAQWHLLTDETGEHPLPGTEANMEAFERHYPADFICEAIDQTRGWFYSLHAISTMLYGGPAYRNVICLGHIVDEKGAKMSKSKGNVVEPLPLFDRYGADSVRWYMFMASEPGDQKRFSERLVAEAQRGYVNTLWNVYSFFVLYANLDRPDLEHAPAFGERPEIDRWLLARLEETVRDVTASLDAYDARGGGRVLERFVDDLSNWYVRRNRSRFWGEGGEVDVAAYATLHEALLTVSQLTAPFTPFLAEAMYRNLTRGQGAESVHLTRWPEVREERLDEQLTFEMAAVIKVVELGRAVRGAHNLKTRQPLASVSVRASTPELTDALRRSRDQIMEELNVKDVTFLPGDTDLVRYSLRPNLPVIGKVYGKALPAVRAALANADAAAVARAVQSGQPFTVEANGQTFELTGEQVLVDARAPEGVAAAEDAGFLVAFDTHLTRDLVLEGVARDLVRGIQEARKAAGFEVQDRIRLALDLEGDAREAVSVWRDFIAGEVLAADLTFGPGEGFAAEVEGGTAYLTRG; this is translated from the coding sequence ATGACGACCACCGAATCCAAACCCGCCGCCCCGCCCATGTTCGAGCCCGTGAACTCCCAGCCGCGTTTTGCGGAGCTGGAGCGCGGCGTGCTCGGCTTCTGGCAGAGTCAGCGCGTGTTCGAGCGCACCCAGGAGCGCCGCCCGGACCAGCCCGAGTACGTCTTCTACGAGGGCCCCCCCACCGCGAACGGGCGCCCGGCGCTGCACCACGTCCTGGCGCGGTCATTTAAGGACCTCTTTCCCCGCTACAAGGTGATGCAGGGGTATCACGTCACCCGCAAGGGGGGCTGGGACACCCACGGCCTGCCCGTCGAGATCAGCGTCGAGAAGCGGCTGGGGCTGCTCGGGCGCAACCACGGGGCCACGCGGGAGGAGTTGGAGGAATTCAACCGCCTGTGCCGCACCTCGGTGTGGGAGACGATCCAGGAGTGGAACACCTTCACCGAGCGGCTGGGCTTCTGGGTAGACCTGAAAGACCCCTACATCACCTACCAGAACAGCTACGTGGAGAGCGTGTGGAACCTCCTCAAGCGGCTGCACGCGAAGGGGCTGATCTCGCAGGATTACAAGGTCGTGCCGCTCTCGCCGCGCATCTCGACGACCCTCTCGCGGGCGGAGCTGGGGGAGGTCGATTCGTACCGTGAGGTCGACGACCCCAGCGTGTACGTGCGCTTCCCCCTGATCTGGGACACGCTGCCGGAGCGGGCACACGCGGTGCTCAGCGCCCTGAGCGGGGAGGACCGGCAGGGGCTCGCCCTCGTGGTGTGGACGACGACGCCCTGGACGCTGCCGAGCAACACGCTCGCGGCGGTGAACGCGGAATTGACGTACGTGGCGGCGCGGAGCCAGATGGGCACCGTGATCGTCGCCCAGGATGCGGTGGAACGCCTGAGCGGGCTGCACAAGGACCAGCCGCCGCTGGAGGTGCTCGCCTCCTTCCCGGGCCGCGACCTAGAGGGGGCAGAGTACGAGCCGCCCTTCCCCGAGGTGGCGGTGGAACTCGGCGTTTTGAAGGAGCTGCACGAGCGCAATGCCGACGGGCGCCCGGTGATGCACTTCGTCACGCTGGCCGAATTCGTGTCGGCGGCGGACGGCTCGGGGGTGGCGCACGAGGCCCCGGCGTACGGTGCGGAGGACCTGGAACTCGCCCGCAAGTACGGGGTGCCGCTGATGTTCGGGGTGGACGACCACGGCATCCTGCGGGTGACGGGGGAACGCGGCAAGTTCTTCAAGGACGCGGACAAGGGCCTGATCGCCGACCTCAAGTCTCGCGGCCTGATGTTCTGGGCAGGCACCCTGCGGCACCGCTACCCCTTCCACGACCGGACGGGTGACCCCATCCTCTACTTCGCCAAGAAGGGGTGGTACATCCGCACGAACAGCGTGGCGGACCGGATGCAGGAGGAGAACCAGAAGATCAACTGGGTCCCTTCGAGCATCAAGAATGGGCGCTTCGGCAACTGGCTGGAAGGAAACGTGGACTGGGCCATCTCCCGCGAGCGGTACTGGGGCACCCCTCTCCCCTTCTGGCTGAGCGAGGACGGCGACCTGCGCGTGGTGGGGAGCGTGGCGGAGTTGAGCGAGCTGGTGGGGCGCGACCTCTCCGAGCTGGACCTGCACCGCCCCTACATCGACGACATCACCTTCACGCTGGAGGGCAAGGAGTACCGACGCGTTCCCGAAGTGCTCGACGTGTGGTTCGACTCGGGCTCGATGCCGTACGCGCAGTGGCATCTGCTGACGGACGAGACGGGCGAGCACCCCCTCCCCGGCACCGAGGCGAATATGGAGGCGTTCGAGCGGCATTACCCCGCCGACTTCATCTGCGAGGCCATCGACCAGACGCGCGGGTGGTTCTACTCGCTGCACGCGATCTCGACGATGCTGTATGGGGGGCCCGCCTACCGCAACGTGATCTGCCTGGGGCACATCGTGGACGAGAAGGGCGCGAAGATGAGCAAGAGCAAGGGGAACGTGGTGGAGCCTCTGCCCCTCTTCGACCGCTACGGCGCGGACTCGGTGCGCTGGTACATGTTCATGGCGTCGGAGCCCGGCGACCAGAAGAGATTTTCCGAGCGGCTGGTGGCGGAGGCGCAGCGCGGGTACGTGAACACGCTCTGGAACGTGTACTCCTTTTTCGTGCTGTACGCGAACCTCGACCGCCCCGACCTGGAACACGCCCCCGCCTTTGGTGAGCGCCCCGAGATCGACCGCTGGCTGCTCGCCCGGCTGGAGGAGACGGTGCGGGACGTGACGGCCTCGCTCGACGCCTACGACGCGCGGGGCGGCGGGCGGGTCCTGGAACGCTTCGTGGACGACCTGAGCAACTGGTACGTGCGGCGCAACCGCTCGCGGTTCTGGGGCGAAGGTGGAGAGGTGGACGTGGCCGCCTACGCCACGCTGCACGAGGCGCTGCTCACTGTCTCGCAGCTCACCGCGCCCTTTACCCCCTTCCTGGCGGAGGCGATGTACCGCAACCTCACCCGTGGGCAGGGCGCCGAGAGCGTCCACCTCACCCGCTGGCCGGAGGTGCGCGAGGAACGGCTGGACGAGCAGCTCACCTTTGAAATGGCCGCCGTGATCAAGGTGGTCGAACTCGGGCGGGCGGTGCGGGGAGCGCACAATCTCAAGACGCGGCAGCCGCTCGCCTCGGTCAGCGTGCGGGCGAGCACGCCGGAACTCACGGACGCGCTGCGGCGGTCGCGGGATCAGATCATGGAGGAGCTGAACGTCAAGGACGTGACCTTCCTGCCAGGCGACACCGACCTCGTGCGCTACAGCCTGCGCCCCAACCTCCCGGTGATCGGCAAGGTGTACGGCAAGGCGCTGCCAGCGGTGCGGGCCGCCCTGGCGAATGCAGATGCCGCTGCCGTCGCCCGCGCGGTGCAATCAGGGCAGCCCTTCACGGTGGAGGCGAACGGGCAGACGTTCGAGCTGACCGGGGAACAGGTCCTCGTGGACGCCAGGGCCCCTGAAGGCGTCGCCGCCGCCGAGGACGCCGGGTTCCTGGTCGCCTTCGACACCCACCTGACGCGCGACCTCGTGCTGGAAGGCGTCGCCCGCGACCTCGTGCGCGGCATCCAGGAGGCGCGCAAGGCGGCGGGCTTCGAGGTGCAAGACCGCATCCGGCTCGCCCTCGACCTGGAGGGGGACGCCCGGGAGGCCGTTTCGGTCTGGCGCGACTTCATCGCCGGGGAGGTGCTCGCCGCCGACCTCACCTTCGGGCCGGGCGAGGGCTTTGCCGCGGAGGTCGAGGGGGGCACGGCCTACCTGACGAGGGGTTGA
- the fsa gene encoding fructose-6-phosphate aldolase has translation MEFFIDTAIIDEVREINSWGVLSGVTTNPSLVASSGRDFREVIQEIAGLVGGAISAEVTALDAEGMVKEGREVAGWSEHVVVKLPLTPAGLQACKTLTKEGIKTNVTLCFSVPQALLAARAGATYISPFAGRVDDIGWDGIELIRQIKEAYVLGNVSTRVLAASIRHPTHVVQASLAGADVATIPYKVFAQMIKHPLTSAGLDAFLKDWASRAGASAQTAPSEAGTNPQPAPGAQVPEPAAK, from the coding sequence ATGGAATTTTTCATCGACACGGCCATCATCGACGAGGTGCGCGAGATCAACTCGTGGGGGGTGCTGTCCGGCGTGACCACCAACCCCAGCCTCGTCGCCTCGTCGGGGCGCGACTTCCGGGAAGTCATCCAGGAGATCGCGGGGCTGGTCGGCGGCGCGATCTCCGCGGAGGTCACGGCCCTCGACGCCGAGGGCATGGTCAAGGAGGGCCGCGAGGTCGCGGGGTGGAGCGAGCACGTCGTCGTCAAGCTGCCGCTGACCCCCGCCGGGCTCCAGGCGTGCAAGACCTTGACGAAAGAGGGCATCAAGACCAACGTGACCCTGTGCTTCTCGGTCCCGCAGGCCCTGCTCGCCGCCCGCGCCGGGGCCACCTATATCTCGCCCTTCGCGGGCCGGGTGGACGACATCGGCTGGGACGGCATCGAGCTGATCCGCCAGATCAAGGAGGCGTACGTCCTCGGCAACGTTTCCACCCGGGTGCTCGCCGCCTCGATCCGTCACCCCACCCACGTCGTGCAGGCTTCTCTCGCGGGTGCCGACGTGGCGACCATCCCCTACAAGGTCTTCGCGCAGATGATCAAGCATCCGCTGACGAGCGCCGGGCTCGACGCCTTCCTCAAGGACTGGGCGTCCCGGGCGGGGGCGAGTGCCCAGACGGCGCCCAGCGAGGCCGGGACCAACCCGCAGCCCGCGCCCGGCGCCCAGGTGCCCGAGCCCGCCGCCAAGTAA
- the rho gene encoding transcription termination factor Rho: MTDPHPQGPLPFHELQQKILPELHLIAASHGIENYRKLKKDSLALAIMERQAGAEGQSLARGFLDISPDGYGFLQAELLDPASRSTLVTAGLIKQFHLRTGDEVIGRARRPRENERYGTLVQVEAVNGLDPEAARRRPRFDDPTPTFPDAQLVLEDPGMDDGLSLRVVDLLVPIGRGQRALIVAPPKAGKTTLLKKIANSIVKNYPDVTVMVLLVDERPEEVTDFRESVGGAQVIASTFDEPPQHHVRVAEFVHERARRIVEDGGHVVILLDSITRLARANNLVTPPTGRTLSGGLDSNALHWPKRFLGAARNIRDGGSLTILATALVETGSRMDDVIFEEFKGTGNAELVLSRRLEERRIFPALDILKSGTRREELLLQPEVLKKMWLLRKVISDMDPADAMEMLLTRMGKTRNNVEFLQSLAGG, from the coding sequence GTGACCGATCCCCACCCCCAAGGGCCGCTGCCCTTCCACGAACTCCAGCAAAAGATCCTCCCCGAACTCCACCTGATCGCCGCCAGCCACGGCATCGAGAACTACCGCAAGCTCAAAAAGGACTCGCTCGCCCTCGCCATCATGGAGCGGCAGGCGGGCGCCGAGGGCCAGAGCCTCGCGCGGGGCTTCCTCGACATCAGCCCCGACGGCTACGGCTTCCTGCAAGCCGAGCTGCTTGACCCCGCCTCGCGTTCGACCCTCGTCACGGCGGGCCTGATCAAGCAGTTTCACCTGCGCACCGGCGACGAGGTGATTGGCCGCGCCCGCCGCCCGCGCGAGAACGAGCGCTACGGCACCCTCGTGCAGGTCGAGGCGGTCAACGGCCTCGACCCGGAAGCGGCCCGCCGTCGCCCCCGCTTCGACGACCCCACCCCCACCTTCCCCGACGCCCAGCTTGTGCTGGAAGACCCGGGGATGGACGACGGCCTCTCCCTGCGGGTGGTGGACCTCCTCGTGCCCATCGGGCGGGGGCAGCGGGCATTGATCGTCGCGCCCCCCAAGGCGGGCAAGACGACCCTGCTCAAGAAGATCGCCAACTCCATCGTCAAGAACTACCCCGACGTGACGGTGATGGTTCTCCTCGTCGACGAGCGCCCCGAGGAGGTCACCGACTTCCGCGAGAGCGTGGGAGGCGCCCAGGTCATCGCCTCCACCTTCGACGAGCCGCCGCAGCACCACGTCCGGGTCGCCGAGTTCGTCCACGAGCGCGCCCGGCGCATCGTCGAGGACGGCGGGCACGTCGTGATCTTGCTCGACTCGATCACCCGCCTCGCCCGCGCGAACAACCTCGTCACCCCGCCGACCGGGCGCACCTTATCTGGCGGCCTGGATTCCAACGCCCTGCACTGGCCCAAACGGTTTCTCGGCGCGGCCCGCAACATCCGCGACGGCGGCTCGCTGACCATCCTGGCGACCGCGCTCGTGGAGACGGGCTCGCGGATGGACGACGTGATCTTCGAGGAATTCAAGGGCACCGGCAACGCCGAACTCGTGCTCTCGCGCCGCCTGGAAGAGCGCCGCATCTTTCCGGCCCTCGACATCCTCAAGTCGGGGACCCGCCGCGAAGAACTCCTGCTCCAGCCCGAGGTCCTCAAGAAGATGTGGCTGCTGCGCAAGGTGATCAGCGACATGGACCCCGCCGACGCGATGGAGATGCTCCTGACCCGCATGGGCAAGACCCGCAACAACGTCGAGTTCCTGCAATCCCTCGCGGGCGGCTGA
- a CDS encoding response regulator — MRRASPGAGESPAELRLLVVDDEQQILELLSLTLGLHGFQVETARSGPEALGAACERGFDVIVMDVLMTPWDGFETVRRLHAALGRGLPPVVFLSGLDRQERVPDLGPDLITAYLVKPFRPSQLVESIRQVAARRPG, encoded by the coding sequence GTGAGGCGCGCGTCCCCGGGGGCAGGGGAGAGCCCCGCCGAACTGCGCCTCCTCGTGGTGGACGACGAACAGCAGATTCTCGAACTCCTGAGCCTCACGCTCGGCCTCCACGGCTTTCAGGTCGAGACCGCCCGCAGCGGCCCCGAGGCCCTCGGCGCGGCCTGCGAGCGGGGCTTCGACGTCATCGTCATGGACGTGCTGATGACCCCCTGGGACGGCTTCGAGACCGTCCGCCGACTCCACGCCGCTCTGGGCCGCGGCCTTCCGCCCGTCGTCTTCCTCTCCGGCCTCGACCGCCAGGAGCGCGTCCCCGACCTCGGCCCCGACCTCATCACCGCCTACCTCGTCAAGCCCTTCCGCCCCTCCCAGCTCGTCGAGAGCATCCGCCAGGTCGCCGCCCGCCGCCCCGGCTGA
- the pdxS gene encoding pyridoxal 5'-phosphate synthase lyase subunit PdxS yields the protein MTLSSETGTPAIKRGFAEMFKGGVIMDVVSADQARMAEAAGASAVMALERVPADIRRDGGVARMSDPRMIKEILDAVSIPVMAKVRIGHLVEAQILQALGVDFIDESEVLTPADDQYHIDKEAFTVPFVCGARNLGEALRRVGEGASMIRTKGEAGTGNIVEAVRHARTVLGEIRALQARPVEELMTAARDLGAPSHLVRHVHEHGSLPVVNFAAGGVATPADAALMMSLGLDGVFVGSGIFKSDQPERRARAIVQAVTHFQNPDLLAQLSEDLGPPMTGIDIDTLLPEQRLAGRGW from the coding sequence ATGACCTTATCCTCCGAGACCGGAACGCCCGCGATCAAGCGGGGCTTTGCCGAGATGTTCAAGGGCGGCGTGATCATGGACGTGGTGAGCGCCGACCAGGCGAGGATGGCCGAGGCCGCCGGGGCGAGCGCCGTGATGGCCCTGGAGCGCGTGCCCGCCGACATCCGCCGCGACGGGGGCGTCGCCCGCATGAGCGATCCGCGCATGATCAAGGAGATCCTGGACGCCGTATCGATTCCCGTGATGGCCAAGGTCCGCATCGGCCACCTCGTCGAGGCGCAGATTCTCCAGGCCCTCGGGGTGGACTTCATCGACGAGTCGGAAGTGCTGACCCCGGCGGACGACCAATACCACATCGACAAAGAGGCCTTCACCGTCCCCTTCGTGTGCGGGGCGAGGAACCTCGGCGAGGCCCTGCGCCGCGTGGGCGAGGGGGCCTCCATGATTCGCACCAAGGGCGAGGCGGGCACCGGCAACATCGTCGAGGCCGTGCGCCACGCCCGGACCGTGCTCGGCGAGATTCGCGCCCTCCAGGCCCGCCCGGTAGAAGAACTCATGACCGCCGCCCGCGACCTCGGCGCTCCCTCCCACCTCGTGCGGCATGTGCACGAGCACGGTTCGCTGCCCGTCGTCAACTTCGCCGCGGGCGGCGTCGCCACCCCCGCCGACGCCGCCCTGATGATGAGCCTCGGCCTCGACGGCGTATTCGTCGGCAGCGGCATCTTCAAGAGTGACCAGCCCGAGCGCCGCGCCCGCGCCATCGTTCAGGCCGTCACCCACTTCCAAAACCCCGACCTCCTCGCCCAGCTCAGCGAGGACCTCGGCCCCCCCATGACCGGCATCGACATCGACACCCTCCTCCCCGAACAGCGCCTCGCGGGCCGCGGTTGGTAG
- the pdxT gene encoding pyridoxal 5'-phosphate synthase glutaminase subunit PdxT, translating to MFQPHLGVLALQGAFREHRRHLENLGARVREVRLPADLEGLQGLVLPGGESTAIARLMTAAGLWDPIRAFHAAGGALWGSCAGLILLAREVEGAPPGSGHQTSLGVLDATARRNAFGRQVDSFRVPLSVRGLDTPFPAVFIRAPVISRPGPGVEVLAEYGGQAVLVRQGRVLASAFHPELTPDPRVHEGFLRLVTAPPPR from the coding sequence ATGTTCCAACCCCACCTCGGCGTCCTCGCCCTCCAGGGCGCCTTCCGCGAACACCGCCGGCATCTGGAAAACCTCGGCGCACGCGTCCGCGAGGTGCGTCTTCCCGCGGACCTCGAAGGCCTCCAGGGCCTGGTCCTCCCCGGCGGAGAGAGCACCGCCATCGCCCGGCTGATGACGGCGGCGGGGCTGTGGGACCCCATCCGCGCCTTTCACGCCGCGGGCGGCGCCCTGTGGGGCAGTTGCGCGGGCCTGATCCTGCTCGCCCGCGAGGTCGAGGGCGCCCCGCCCGGGTCCGGCCACCAGACAAGCCTGGGGGTACTGGACGCCACAGCCCGCCGCAACGCCTTCGGGCGGCAGGTGGACTCCTTCCGGGTGCCGCTCTCCGTCCGCGGCCTGGACACCCCCTTTCCCGCCGTCTTCATCCGCGCGCCCGTGATCTCGCGCCCCGGCCCGGGGGTCGAAGTCCTCGCGGAGTACGGCGGGCAGGCCGTCCTCGTGCGCCAGGGCCGCGTGCTCGCCTCGGCCTTCCACCCGGAACTTACCCCCGACCCCCGGGTGCATGAAGGGTTCTTGCGGCTGGTGACGGCGCCCCCGCCGCGCTGA
- a CDS encoding alpha/beta fold hydrolase yields MLGRVRAQEYRAGGARLSYHVTGEGDPIVLVHGLSGSGRWWRRNVPALAAAHRVYVIDLVGYGRAYRQRALGVRDAAALIAAFTDDLGLERVTLIGHSMGGHICTHVAALRPNRVRHLVLACASGLLTGNIYRVALGLPKAAVTGRLAFVPRVLADAARAGPVNVWRSTTDLLGDNVAELLPRITARTLVVWGARDALVPPRTGRALAAAIPGARYEEIPRAGHVVMVDAPARFNALVLDFLAEDELAAAGEA; encoded by the coding sequence ATGCTCGGGCGCGTGCGAGCGCAGGAATACCGGGCCGGGGGCGCCCGCCTCTCCTACCACGTGACCGGCGAGGGCGACCCCATCGTGCTCGTCCACGGCCTGAGCGGCTCGGGCCGGTGGTGGCGGCGCAACGTCCCCGCGCTCGCCGCCGCCCACCGGGTCTACGTCATCGACCTCGTGGGCTATGGCCGGGCCTACCGCCAGCGCGCCCTGGGCGTTCGGGACGCCGCCGCGTTGATTGCCGCCTTCACCGACGACCTCGGCCTGGAGCGCGTCACCCTCATCGGCCACTCGATGGGCGGCCACATCTGCACCCACGTCGCCGCCCTGCGCCCGAACCGGGTGCGCCACCTCGTCCTCGCCTGCGCGAGCGGCTTACTGACGGGCAACATCTACCGGGTGGCGCTGGGGCTTCCCAAGGCCGCCGTCACGGGCCGACTCGCCTTCGTGCCGCGCGTTCTCGCCGACGCCGCCCGCGCCGGGCCGGTCAACGTCTGGCGAAGCACCACCGACCTCCTCGGGGACAACGTGGCCGAGCTCCTCCCCCGCATCACCGCCCGCACCCTGGTCGTCTGGGGAGCGCGCGACGCCCTCGTGCCCCCCCGCACCGGTCGGGCGCTGGCCGCCGCCATCCCCGGCGCCCGCTACGAGGAGATTCCCCGCGCCGGACACGTCGTCATGGTCGACGCCCCCGCGCGCTTCAA